The genomic interval GTCCTTGACTTGCACCGACAAAGGTCAAAAACCTGACGAAGGTTCAGCTAGGAGGCCGTGAGGCTAATGAATGATCGCGTTCCGAGGAACGATCCAGATCTTGTTGAAAGGGGCTTTTTGTGTGCTGTGTCACGGCCGCTTGGAGAGAGGTGGCTCTTTTTCGTTTTGCCCCAGGGCCAGGTACGCAGATCCTTCCAAGCCTCGCTCATAGGCCTCCAAAAGAAGCATTCCCTCCGTTGGCTTGAGAACATCCGATCGAATGGCTTGATCCACCTGGGTTTTCATCGCCCTTAGGATCGTGGGAGCCTCATATTGGACCAGGCTTAAAGCCTCTCGAATTTTCAAGGAAGGGATCGTTTCCTCAATGTAGAAGCCTCCAGGCTCATCGGGATCCAGAAACACGTGTGCTTCATTCACCCGGCCAAAAAGGTTATGGAGATCGCCCATGATGTCTTGATAGGCACCTACCAGAAAAATCCCCAGATAATAAGGCTCCTTGTCCACCGGGTGGAGGGGCAGGGTGGGCGCAACCTCTCCGTGCGGGCCTACGAAATCGGCAATCTGCCCATCAGAATCACAGGTGATATCAACAAGCCTTCCCTGCCGCGTTGGTCTCTCCAACAACCGGTGAATGGGCATAACCGGAAAGACCTGCTTGAGACCCCAGTAATCAATCAAGGATTGGAAGACCGAAAAATTGCAAAGATAACGGTCGGCCAGATGATCTTTCACCGTCCGGAGTTCTTCCGGTATGGATCGCCGCGCTCCGTAGAGCGCCAGGATCCTTTCCAAAAGTTCCCAGTAGAGTGCTTCAATCTGTGCCTTGGTGGATAAATCCAATAGCCCGAGGTCAAACATCGCCTGTGCATCTTCCTTAATCTGGAGAGCGTCGTGGTAGTGCTCCAAAAGATTCCCTTGGTTTACCGTCGCTTTTAGCTCTAAGAGATCTCGTACCAGTTTGTGGGGGTTCCCATTGGGACAAGGAACCAAAACCGGAGTCTTGCGGATAACCCCCAGCACATTAACAACCAGAACCGAGTGATGGGCGACCAGGGCTCTTCCAGTCTCTGTCACCAGGGTTGGATGGGGAACCCCCTCCTGCTGGCAAATTTCGAGCACGTTGTACACGATGTCCCGCGCGTACTCGGCCAGGGTATAATTGATGCTACTCTCGCGGCTGGAACTGCTCCCGTCGTAGTCTACTCCTAAACCCCCTCCCACGTCCAGGTAGCGCAGTTTTACCCCTTGCTGGCGAAGGCGCGCGTAATAGCGAGCCGCTTCCCGAACAGCTCGCTTGATTGCCAAGATATCCGGGATTTGGGAACCGATGTGGAAATGCAGAAGCTCTACCCCGTGGATCATCCCGCACTCCTCGATCCAGCGGAGTGCCTGGAGTAGCTCTGCTGTCGAAAGGCCAAATTTGGCTTCCTCTCCTCCTGAGCGTGCCCATCGCCCTTGCCCCTTGGTCGACAGTTTCAGGCGGATGCCTAAAAGCGGTTGCACACCCAGGGACTGGGACGCCGAAAGAATGGTGGGAAGTTCCTCGAGTTTCTCGACGACCAAAAAGATCCGTTTGCCGAGTTTTCTACCCAAAAGGGCCGCCTCAATGAAGGCACGATCCTTATAACCGTTACAAACAATGAGACTTTCGGGATCCCGGTGCATCGCTAACGCTGCAAACAGTTCGGGTTTGGACCCCACCTCAAGCCCGTGATGGTACGGAGCTCCCGCGTCTAAAATTTCCTCTACAACCTCTCGCAGCTGGTTGACCTTGATGGGAAAAACCGCCTGGTATCCTCCTTGATAGCCGGCTTCCTGTGCAGCTTCTTCAAACACCCGGTGGAGTTCTTGGACCCGGTGCCGCAAAAGATCTTGAAAGCGAAGGAGAATCGGGAGTTCTAACCCGCGATGGAGACTCGCTTCCACCACTTCCCACAGGTCAAGTTCCGGACCGTTCTCTCCCACGGGACGAACGCTGACATGCCCCCGAGCGTTGACCGAGAAGTATCCCGCCCCCCAGCCCGTGACCCCGTAAAGCTGTGCTGATTGGCCGGGGCCCCAGGCCGAACTGGATTTTGTCATCGCGCGCAATATAAAACCCCCGTGGCCTTTGACAATAGGAGAGAAGCAAAATTCACCGAACTTTTGCCGTAGGTGCCGAGGATCTCCAGGCAAAACAACCAGTGGTTTCATTTGAAGTCATCTTCTGATCATGGTAGAAGGTTTGTAGGCGTATGAAGACCGAGGTTGTCCCAGTGGAAGTTATGGGGATTTTGCCGACGGGTCCCCAGGGATTTGCCGTTTTTCTCGGGAACGAGGAGAAGGTTTTTGTCATCAACGTGGATAGTTACGTGGGAAGAGCCATTGCAATGGCCTTGCGCGGGGAGCGAAACGAGCGCCCGCTCACCCATGAGCTGATTGGGCTCATCTTTGAGGCTCTTTCCATCAATATCGAACGGGTGGTCATTAACGAGCTTCGTAGCAACACGTACTATGCCCGCCTCATCCTGCGAGCCGAGAACGAGGTTCACAAGAAGATCGTGGAAATTGATGCCCGGCCCAGCGATTGCCTAACCCTGGCGATTCAGGCCAAACGGCCAGTGTTCGTTAGCCAGGAAGTTTGGGAAGAAGTAGAGGACATGTCGGAGCTTTTGGAAAAGATGCGGGAGGCACAGCGCAAACAAGAGCGGGAAAAAGACGAACCGCCCGAGCCTCCTCTGTTTGGGGAAGAACCCACCTAAGAGTCGGTTTCCCATGATGGCCGGTCGTTTTCGTTCCCGTAGGAGGGCACGGGATACGTGAGTGGCCGTACCAAGCCTCTTTTTTTGGGCCAAAGCTAGCTAGCCTTGCTCCGCTTGTGTTCACCCTTGGAAGGACAAAGAGAGGCAAGGGTAGTTCCACCCAGGACCCCAATCACGATCCCCAGGCTATAGGACGGAGGGAGCTCCCACCAAGGTTTGAGCGCCATTTCGATACCGAGAATGACTAGTAATATTCCCAACCCCTCGTCAAGGTAGCGGAGATGCTGTAACCCGGAAGCTACGAGAAAGTAGAGCGAGCGAAGCCCAAGAATCGCACAGGCGTTCGAGGTAAAGAGAATCAATGGATCGGTCGTCACAGCAAAAATGGCGGGGATGGAATCCAGGGCAAAGACCAGATCGGCCGACTCAATCAAAAGAAGAGCGATCCCCAAGGGAGTTAGTCGTAGCTGTCCGGCCTGATAGATGTAGAACCGCGATCCGTGAAGCTGCCGAGTTACAGGTAAAATTCGCCAGAGATAGCTCCAAAGCTTTGGCTGGGCAGGGCCGGTATGGTGTGTGGACGCCCGCCGAAGGAAGGAAAGACCTCCGACAACCAGTAGGAGGGCCAGAACGTAGGTGAAAACCTCCAGCCGCCGAAGAAGTTCCGATCCCACTACAATCGCCACACCTCGCATGAGCAGTGCGCCCAGGATCCCCCAGAAAAGGACCGAGCGCCGGTGTGTTTCTGGGACTCGTGTGATGCGAAAGACCAGAACAAAAACCGCAAGATTATCGAGGCTAAGCGCATACTCAATGGCATAGCCCGTGACAAACTCAAGGGCCTTGGTTACACCCCGAGATGACCAGAGCCACAAAAGAAAACCCAAAGCTAGTGCCATCCACAGCCCTTGCAGAGCTAGCGCCCGGGTCCAAGCGAGCTTGCCGCGCTTCGGGGCGGCGGCAAAAAGGTCAACACCAAGCAGGACAAAGACAGCGGCAATAAAGAAGAAGGTGACCAAGCGATCGTCCACGC from Candidatus Methylacidithermus pantelleriae carries:
- the speA gene encoding biosynthetic arginine decarboxylase, translating into MTKSSSAWGPGQSAQLYGVTGWGAGYFSVNARGHVSVRPVGENGPELDLWEVVEASLHRGLELPILLRFQDLLRHRVQELHRVFEEAAQEAGYQGGYQAVFPIKVNQLREVVEEILDAGAPYHHGLEVGSKPELFAALAMHRDPESLIVCNGYKDRAFIEAALLGRKLGKRIFLVVEKLEELPTILSASQSLGVQPLLGIRLKLSTKGQGRWARSGGEEAKFGLSTAELLQALRWIEECGMIHGVELLHFHIGSQIPDILAIKRAVREAARYYARLRQQGVKLRYLDVGGGLGVDYDGSSSSRESSINYTLAEYARDIVYNVLEICQQEGVPHPTLVTETGRALVAHHSVLVVNVLGVIRKTPVLVPCPNGNPHKLVRDLLELKATVNQGNLLEHYHDALQIKEDAQAMFDLGLLDLSTKAQIEALYWELLERILALYGARRSIPEELRTVKDHLADRYLCNFSVFQSLIDYWGLKQVFPVMPIHRLLERPTRQGRLVDITCDSDGQIADFVGPHGEVAPTLPLHPVDKEPYYLGIFLVGAYQDIMGDLHNLFGRVNEAHVFLDPDEPGGFYIEETIPSLKIREALSLVQYEAPTILRAMKTQVDQAIRSDVLKPTEGMLLLEAYERGLEGSAYLALGQNEKEPPLSKRP
- a CDS encoding TerC/Alx family metal homeostasis membrane protein yields the protein MVGLSPGKPVHLAGPLLASSVDDRLVTFFFIAAVFVLLGVDLFAAAPKRGKLAWTRALALQGLWMALALGFLLWLWSSRGVTKALEFVTGYAIEYALSLDNLAVFVLVFRITRVPETHRRSVLFWGILGALLMRGVAIVVGSELLRRLEVFTYVLALLLVVGGLSFLRRASTHHTGPAQPKLWSYLWRILPVTRQLHGSRFYIYQAGQLRLTPLGIALLLIESADLVFALDSIPAIFAVTTDPLILFTSNACAILGLRSLYFLVASGLQHLRYLDEGLGILLVILGIEMALKPWWELPPSYSLGIVIGVLGGTTLASLCPSKGEHKRSKAS
- a CDS encoding bifunctional nuclease family protein → MKTEVVPVEVMGILPTGPQGFAVFLGNEEKVFVINVDSYVGRAIAMALRGERNERPLTHELIGLIFEALSINIERVVINELRSNTYYARLILRAENEVHKKIVEIDARPSDCLTLAIQAKRPVFVSQEVWEEVEDMSELLEKMREAQRKQEREKDEPPEPPLFGEEPT